One Equus asinus isolate D_3611 breed Donkey chromosome 26, EquAss-T2T_v2, whole genome shotgun sequence genomic window carries:
- the EMP3 gene encoding epithelial membrane protein 3, producing the protein MSLLLLVVSALHILILILLFVATLDKSWWTLPGKESLNLWHDCTWNNDNKTWACSNVSENGWLKAVQVLMVLSLILCCLSFILFMFQLYTMRRGGLFYATGLCQLCTSVAVFTGALIYAIHAKEILAERPPGGSFGYCFALAWVAFPLALASGIIYIHLRKRE; encoded by the exons ATGTCGCTTCTCCTGCTGGTGGTCTCTGCCCTTCACATCCTCATTCTCATCCTGCTTTTCGTGGCCACTTTGGACAAG TCCTGGTGGACCCTCCCTGGGAAGGAGTCCCTGAATCTCTGGCACGACTGCACGTggaacaatgacaacaaaaccTGGGCCTGCAGTAACGTCAGCGAGAATG GCTGGCTGAAGGCGGTGCAGGTCCTCATGGTGCTTTCCCTCATCCTCTGCTGTCTGTCCTTCATCCTGTTCATGTTCCAACTCTACACCATGCGGCGAGGAGGCCTCTTCTACGCCACTGGCCTCTGCCAGCTGTGCACCA GCGTGGCGGTGTTTACTGGGGCGCTGATCTACGCCATTCACGCGAAGGAGATCTTGGCCGAGCGCCCGCCGGGGGGCAGCTTTGGTTACTGCTTCGCCCTGGCCTGGGTGGCCTTCCCCCTTGCCCTGGCCAGTGGCATCATCTACATCCACCTGCGGAAGCGGGAGTGA